In a single window of the Cupriavidus basilensis genome:
- a CDS encoding SDR family oxidoreductase → MTGIDFSGKTVLVTGGARGIGRGIAEGFLAAGARVFTCGRTPPETAEGRSRQAEFITADIRDAEQVESLLSRIVDSAGSLDIVIHNAGGAPFALAADASPRLMDSIIRLNLVAPLQLAQRANARMQTQASGGTQIFIGSVSALRPSPGTAAYGAAKAGILNAVRSLAVEWAPRVRVTAVSPGLVLTETAQQQHYGDAATLQRVADTVPLGRLAAPRDIADACLFLASPHAAYVSGANLVIDGGGERPAFLDAALHQGG, encoded by the coding sequence ATGACGGGAATCGACTTCAGCGGAAAGACGGTATTGGTCACAGGTGGCGCGCGCGGCATTGGCCGTGGCATCGCCGAGGGCTTCCTGGCAGCAGGTGCCCGCGTGTTCACCTGCGGGCGCACGCCACCCGAGACTGCCGAGGGGCGGTCCCGTCAGGCGGAGTTCATCACAGCCGATATTCGCGACGCCGAGCAGGTGGAGTCCCTGCTGAGCCGGATCGTCGACAGCGCCGGCTCGCTCGATATCGTGATCCACAATGCCGGCGGTGCGCCCTTCGCGCTCGCCGCGGACGCCTCGCCGCGCCTGATGGATTCAATCATCCGGCTGAACCTGGTGGCGCCGCTGCAGCTGGCGCAGCGCGCCAACGCACGCATGCAAACCCAGGCCAGTGGCGGCACGCAGATCTTCATCGGCAGCGTCAGCGCGCTGCGGCCCTCCCCCGGCACCGCCGCCTACGGCGCGGCCAAGGCGGGCATCCTGAATGCGGTCCGCTCGCTAGCGGTGGAATGGGCCCCGCGCGTGCGGGTCACGGCCGTGAGCCCGGGCCTGGTGCTGACCGAAACCGCGCAGCAGCAACACTACGGCGATGCGGCCACGCTCCAGCGGGTAGCCGATACCGTGCCGCTCGGCCGCCTTGCCGCCCCGCGCGACATCGCCGACGCCTGCCTGTTCCTGGCCTCGCCGCATGCTGCGTACGTCTCGGGCGCCAACCTGGTCATCGACGGCGGCGGCGAGCGTCCGGCCTTCCTCGACGCGGCACTCCATCAAGGCGGCTGA
- a CDS encoding TetR/AcrR family transcriptional regulator: MVKRRACDAAVTRERILASAELLFERQGVQCVTLEQVAGAISMTRGAVYGHFRSRADLLAAVMARAEAHLAAWLAAFAGNGGGLARPDLERVLATMLQDEAVPRYAGIVLGLLHHACTPACELCHLSVRIRARAEVLCDELGRLLGEQDKAVLLAAHLWGLLCARSLRLAPVDLAGCVGPLLRLYGD; encoded by the coding sequence ATGGTGAAACGTCGCGCGTGTGATGCGGCGGTCACGCGAGAGCGCATCCTGGCCAGCGCTGAGTTGCTGTTCGAGCGCCAGGGCGTGCAATGCGTCACGCTGGAGCAGGTAGCCGGTGCCATCTCCATGACACGTGGCGCGGTCTATGGACACTTCCGTAGCCGCGCCGACCTGCTGGCCGCCGTCATGGCGCGGGCGGAGGCGCATCTGGCCGCTTGGCTTGCCGCCTTCGCCGGCAACGGCGGGGGCCTGGCCCGCCCGGATCTGGAGCGCGTGCTTGCGACGATGCTGCAGGACGAGGCGGTGCCGCGCTATGCAGGCATCGTCCTCGGCTTGCTGCACCACGCTTGCACGCCTGCGTGCGAGCTATGCCACCTGAGCGTGCGCATCCGTGCCCGTGCCGAGGTGCTGTGCGACGAGCTTGGCAGGCTGCTGGGCGAGCAAGACAAGGCCGTGCTGCTGGCGGCGCATCTCTGGGGCCTGCTGTGCGCGCGTTCGCTGCGACTGGCGCCGGTAGATCTGGCGGGGTGCGTTGGGCCGCTGCTGCGACTCTATGGGGACTAG
- the dmpE gene encoding 2-oxopent-4-enoate hydratase: MDPELIAECGDELHRALTARVPVIPLSGRGHPLTVRDAYHIQQHFVARRLAQGDRVTGKKIGVTSLPVQQMLDVHQPDFGMLLASMEYPDGKAIPASTLIQPRAEGEIAFFLKRDLRGPGVTRADVLAATEAVSACFEIVDSRITDWRIRIQDTVADNASCGVYVLGKERVSPAGLDLAACTMALEKNGAVVATGQGSAALGHPAEAVAWLANTLGELGIALLAGETILSGSLAALIPVVAGDRLRLRIDGIGTCSTEFV; the protein is encoded by the coding sequence ATGGATCCCGAACTGATCGCCGAATGCGGCGATGAACTTCATCGAGCCCTGACAGCCCGCGTGCCGGTCATCCCCTTGAGCGGACGTGGCCACCCGCTCACGGTGCGCGACGCCTATCACATCCAGCAGCATTTCGTTGCACGGCGGCTGGCCCAAGGCGACCGCGTCACCGGCAAGAAAATCGGCGTTACCAGTTTGCCCGTGCAGCAGATGCTGGACGTGCACCAGCCCGACTTCGGCATGCTGCTGGCCAGCATGGAATATCCGGACGGCAAGGCCATTCCCGCAAGCACACTGATCCAGCCGCGCGCCGAAGGCGAGATTGCCTTCTTCCTCAAACGAGACCTGCGCGGCCCCGGTGTGACCCGTGCAGATGTGCTGGCCGCCACCGAGGCGGTCTCGGCCTGCTTCGAGATCGTAGATTCACGCATCACCGACTGGCGCATCCGTATCCAGGACACGGTGGCCGACAACGCCTCTTGTGGCGTCTACGTGCTTGGCAAGGAGCGCGTGAGCCCGGCCGGCCTCGACCTTGCCGCCTGCACCATGGCGCTTGAAAAGAACGGCGCCGTTGTCGCAACAGGCCAGGGCAGCGCCGCGCTCGGCCATCCCGCCGAAGCGGTGGCCTGGCTGGCCAACACGCTCGGCGAACTCGGCATTGCACTGCTCGCCGGCGAGACCATTCTGTCCGGCTCCCTTGCGGCGTTGATTCCTGTCGTTGCGGGAGACCGCCTGCGACTACGCATCGACGGGATCGGCACGTGCAGCACCGAATTCGTCTGA
- a CDS encoding alpha/beta fold hydrolase produces MSSTSPAVLPAGQTITTPDGLRLHYLDAGAGEPVVFIHGSGPGASGHSNFKHNAPAFAAAGFRTVVVDLPGYGQSSKPADVEYTLDFFVAALRAQLLALELPRCVLVGNSLGGAIALKYALDYPEHVSRLVMMAPGGVEDRETYFRMEGIEKMVSLFTGGKMNHDTMRELLKLLVHDATLVTDALVDERMAVCKAQPREVLATMKVPNLTERLGEIACPVLGFWGTEDRFNPAGGALKFLQGCRDARFVLINRCGHWVMVEHSDYFNRECLAFLADTAEAAV; encoded by the coding sequence ATGTCCAGTACGTCGCCTGCGGTATTACCAGCCGGCCAAACCATCACCACGCCGGACGGCCTGCGCCTGCACTACCTCGATGCCGGCGCCGGCGAACCCGTGGTGTTCATCCACGGCAGCGGCCCGGGCGCCAGCGGTCACAGCAACTTCAAGCACAACGCACCGGCTTTTGCCGCGGCGGGTTTTCGTACCGTGGTGGTCGACCTGCCGGGATACGGCCAGTCATCGAAGCCGGCGGATGTGGAGTACACGCTGGACTTCTTCGTCGCCGCGCTGCGCGCGCAGTTGCTGGCACTGGAGCTGCCACGCTGCGTGCTGGTGGGCAACTCGCTGGGCGGCGCCATTGCGCTGAAATACGCGCTGGACTACCCGGAGCATGTCAGCCGCCTGGTGATGATGGCGCCCGGCGGCGTCGAGGACCGCGAGACCTATTTCCGCATGGAAGGCATCGAGAAGATGGTGTCGCTGTTTACCGGCGGGAAGATGAACCATGACACCATGCGCGAGCTGCTGAAGTTGCTGGTGCACGACGCCACGCTGGTCACCGATGCGCTGGTGGACGAGCGCATGGCTGTCTGCAAGGCGCAGCCGCGCGAGGTGCTGGCCACCATGAAGGTGCCCAACCTGACCGAACGCCTGGGCGAGATCGCGTGCCCGGTGCTCGGTTTCTGGGGCACGGAAGACCGCTTCAACCCGGCCGGCGGTGCCCTCAAGTTCCTGCAGGGGTGCCGCGATGCGCGCTTCGTGCTGATCAATCGCTGCGGCCACTGGGTGATGGTCGAGCACAGTGATTACTTCAACCGGGAATGCCTGGCCTTCCTCGCGGATACGGCCGAGGCCGCCGTTTAG
- a CDS encoding type II toxin-antitoxin system Phd/YefM family antitoxin: MEKQVSKSDFKAHALEYFRQVEDSGEPLVVTNHGKPVLEVRPYRSTSRSPLAILRDSVVRYNAPTEPVDADDWEAAQ, translated from the coding sequence ATGGAGAAGCAAGTCTCGAAATCGGACTTCAAGGCACATGCGCTGGAGTACTTCCGCCAGGTTGAGGACTCGGGCGAACCGCTGGTGGTGACCAACCACGGCAAGCCGGTTCTCGAGGTCCGGCCATATCGGAGTACTTCGCGTAGCCCGTTGGCAATCCTGCGCGATTCCGTGGTGCGCTACAACGCACCGACCGAGCCGGTGGACGCCGATGATTGGGAGGCGGCGCAGTGA
- a CDS encoding TetR/AcrR family transcriptional regulator produces the protein MTSPTVKGEARERILLAAEELMARYGVDGVSARSINAAAGVSAGILHYHFGGLDKVVDALLERHMMPLMAQRREMYASLQAQPQVTLRGVVEILVIPLARKIIEEGSAGARYVQFLARLHTDRNPKIAEIFEQSFGGNAAALVAMLQHILPEIPMEVLRSRLIVCSHAMLHSLAEISARPQAPISPGKPPRDQLLWNHVEILIEFLCGGLAAPTSLHS, from the coding sequence ATGACATCTCCTACTGTAAAAGGCGAGGCCCGGGAACGCATTCTGCTGGCGGCCGAAGAGCTGATGGCCAGGTATGGCGTGGACGGCGTGTCGGCCCGCAGCATCAACGCAGCGGCTGGCGTTAGCGCCGGTATTCTCCACTATCACTTCGGCGGACTGGATAAGGTGGTGGACGCGCTGCTGGAACGCCATATGATGCCGTTGATGGCACAACGCCGCGAAATGTACGCTTCACTTCAGGCACAGCCGCAGGTCACGCTCCGCGGCGTTGTGGAAATACTTGTTATCCCGCTTGCCAGGAAGATCATTGAAGAGGGCAGTGCGGGTGCACGCTATGTTCAGTTTCTGGCGCGTCTCCATACGGACCGCAACCCGAAGATCGCCGAGATATTCGAGCAGTCGTTTGGGGGGAACGCCGCCGCCTTGGTTGCCATGCTCCAGCACATCCTGCCCGAAATCCCTATGGAAGTGCTCAGGTCGCGCCTGATTGTCTGTTCCCATGCGATGCTCCATAGTCTCGCCGAAATATCCGCTCGTCCCCAAGCGCCGATATCTCCAGGCAAGCCGCCGCGGGATCAGCTCCTGTGGAACCACGTGGAGATTCTGATCGAGTTTCTTTGTGGCGGGCTTGCGGCGCCAACCAGCTTGCACAGTTAA
- a CDS encoding DUF1329 domain-containing protein encodes MRQHRNLLIRSTLLASSVLLAAASYAAVTPDELKQLDANLTPMGAERAASKDGQIPAWGGKWLGAPPGVQWKRGERYPDPYASEKPVVVITAQNMAKYADHLTDGEKALFKKYPDTFRMPVYPTHRDFRYDDTIYKNIRTYAPGTRMTADGNGLKDAPPIVPFPIPKSGLELMWNLRYSPSMNTESATYDQAAVYGDGNIAWGRVRYSILSPRNGANFDLKSDTRGFFRTATDLPLRDRGMLSVGHEFYDKEGSDTRRAWQYNPGTRRVRQAPEFGFDQPSGAGGIRTLDDDRLFNGSGERYNWKIVGKREIYVPYNNYKLMSPAKYQDILGKGHLNPDYMRYEMHRVWVLEATLKEGFRHQYAKRVLYLDEDSWTALAADNYDARGQLWRTNLAATVYAYDARNLYPTTTTYHDLISGAYLADRLTNEGPMPVLNNSPEFNETYFSPDAARGAGH; translated from the coding sequence ATGCGACAGCATAGAAATCTTTTGATCCGTAGCACACTGCTGGCCAGCAGCGTGCTGCTGGCGGCAGCCTCGTACGCCGCGGTAACGCCGGACGAACTCAAGCAACTCGATGCAAACCTGACCCCGATGGGCGCCGAGCGCGCCGCCAGCAAGGACGGGCAGATCCCCGCCTGGGGCGGGAAATGGCTGGGCGCACCGCCCGGAGTGCAGTGGAAGCGGGGAGAGCGCTACCCTGATCCTTACGCCAGCGAGAAGCCGGTCGTGGTGATCACCGCGCAGAACATGGCAAAGTACGCCGATCACCTGACCGACGGCGAAAAGGCTCTGTTCAAGAAGTATCCGGATACCTTCAGGATGCCGGTATATCCGACCCATCGCGACTTCCGCTACGACGATACGATCTACAAGAACATCCGCACCTACGCGCCCGGCACCCGCATGACGGCCGACGGTAACGGACTGAAGGACGCCCCCCCTATCGTCCCCTTCCCGATCCCGAAGAGCGGCCTCGAACTGATGTGGAACCTGCGCTACTCCCCGTCGATGAATACCGAATCCGCCACCTACGACCAGGCAGCCGTATACGGCGACGGCAACATCGCCTGGGGCCGTGTCCGTTATTCGATCCTCTCGCCGCGAAATGGCGCCAACTTCGACCTCAAGAGCGACACCAGGGGCTTTTTCCGTACGGCGACCGACCTTCCCCTGCGCGACCGAGGCATGCTGTCTGTCGGACACGAATTCTATGACAAGGAAGGCTCCGATACCCGCCGCGCGTGGCAGTACAACCCCGGTACGCGGCGCGTACGGCAGGCCCCGGAATTTGGCTTCGACCAGCCCTCCGGCGCAGGCGGAATCCGCACCCTCGACGACGACCGCCTGTTTAACGGCTCGGGTGAACGCTACAACTGGAAGATTGTCGGCAAGCGGGAAATCTACGTGCCGTACAACAACTACAAGCTGATGAGCCCGGCCAAGTACCAGGACATCCTGGGCAAAGGCCACCTCAACCCGGACTATATGCGCTATGAAATGCATCGCGTATGGGTCCTGGAAGCCACCCTCAAGGAGGGCTTCCGGCATCAGTACGCCAAGCGGGTGCTTTACCTGGACGAGGACAGCTGGACCGCCCTCGCTGCAGACAATTATGATGCGCGCGGCCAGCTGTGGCGAACCAACCTGGCGGCAACCGTCTATGCCTATGACGCACGAAACCTCTACCCGACCACAACGACATATCATGACTTGATTTCGGGTGCGTATCTCGCCGACCGCCTGACCAACGAGGGGCCGATGCCGGTGCTCAACAACAGCCCCGAGTTCAACGAGACCTACTTTTCGCCCGACGCGGCGCGAGGCGCCGGTCACTGA
- a CDS encoding DUF1302 domain-containing protein, with protein sequence MQTSRTSSPHRTRRLRPAAIVSAIAAAITPSAWAGNTIDLGNDTSLNYSFTATYGAAVRTGGQSGALLSPSNINGDDGDRNFKRGDMIANRATVLGEANLQRGDFGAFFRGSVFYDQAYRTSNSNNAPATVNHTGPFNEFTDSARYYNGQRAQLLDAYAYGAFNIDTTRLNVKLGNQVVAWGESLFFPNIAGAQGPADATKSFVPGAEVKDILLPVPQASLQWEVNPNFSLLGYYQFTYKSNQLNPAGAYFSTTDVVGPGAQFIIGPVGRQIPRGSDINPPDSGQWGIGTRFRAFDAEFGLYQLRYHDKNPNVVTTLFPTLQYQQKFFSGINLTGASFSTQFLGANVAGEVSYKDGVPILVNVNGAATATRGQAVQGQMSAIYAIGPTFLASSQSLVGEIAYLHVLGVTPVNGFSTLTNTRNSAALQLGWSLAYLNIFNGWDMTVPLTYAHEFSGKAAVAGAFGSLTGYGDRRASVGVTFKYLNNLELNLTYAMFLGTANIVNRPLADRSYAAFNAKYSF encoded by the coding sequence GTGCAGACTTCAAGAACCAGTTCACCGCATCGCACACGCAGGCTACGGCCAGCCGCCATCGTTTCGGCCATCGCCGCGGCGATCACGCCGTCGGCCTGGGCCGGCAACACCATCGATCTCGGCAACGATACGTCGCTGAACTACTCTTTTACCGCCACCTACGGCGCAGCGGTCCGCACTGGCGGGCAGAGCGGCGCGCTGCTGTCGCCGTCCAACATCAACGGCGACGACGGCGACCGCAACTTCAAGCGCGGCGACATGATTGCCAACCGCGCCACCGTGCTTGGCGAGGCCAATCTCCAGCGCGGCGATTTCGGTGCGTTCTTTCGCGGCAGTGTGTTCTACGACCAGGCCTATCGCACCTCCAATTCCAACAATGCACCCGCCACCGTCAACCACACCGGCCCTTTCAACGAATTTACGGATTCCGCGCGCTACTACAACGGCCAGCGGGCTCAGTTGCTGGATGCCTACGCCTATGGCGCCTTCAACATCGACACCACTCGTTTGAATGTCAAGCTGGGCAACCAAGTCGTGGCATGGGGCGAGAGCCTGTTCTTCCCCAACATCGCTGGCGCGCAGGGGCCGGCAGACGCCACCAAGTCGTTTGTACCGGGGGCCGAGGTCAAGGACATCCTGCTGCCGGTGCCGCAAGCTTCATTACAGTGGGAGGTGAATCCGAACTTCAGCCTGCTTGGCTACTACCAGTTCACCTACAAGTCCAACCAACTCAACCCCGCTGGCGCGTACTTCAGCACCACTGACGTGGTTGGACCGGGTGCCCAATTCATCATCGGCCCGGTTGGCAGACAGATCCCGCGCGGTTCGGATATCAACCCTCCAGACTCCGGCCAATGGGGCATAGGTACTCGCTTTCGCGCGTTCGACGCCGAGTTTGGTTTGTACCAATTGCGCTACCACGACAAGAATCCGAATGTCGTGACAACCCTGTTCCCGACGCTGCAGTATCAGCAGAAGTTTTTCAGCGGCATCAATCTGACCGGCGCAAGCTTCTCGACGCAATTTCTCGGCGCCAACGTGGCGGGTGAAGTCAGCTACAAAGACGGCGTGCCAATCCTGGTGAATGTCAACGGCGCTGCCACCGCAACGCGCGGCCAGGCAGTCCAGGGCCAGATGTCGGCCATTTACGCCATCGGACCGACATTCCTCGCCAGCTCCCAGAGCCTGGTGGGCGAAATCGCCTACCTGCATGTGCTTGGCGTCACGCCGGTCAATGGCTTCAGCACGCTCACCAACACCAGGAACTCGGCGGCCCTGCAGCTTGGCTGGTCGCTCGCCTATCTCAATATCTTTAACGGCTGGGACATGACGGTGCCGCTGACGTATGCGCATGAATTCAGCGGAAAGGCGGCCGTGGCCGGCGCCTTCGGTTCGCTGACCGGGTATGGTGACCGCCGCGCGAGCGTCGGCGTGACCTTCAAATATCTGAACAACCTCGAACTGAACCTGACATACGCGATGTTCCTGGGTACGGCGAATATTGTGAATCGACCGTTGGCCGACCGCAGCTATGCGGCCTTCAATGCGAAGTATTCGTTTTGA
- a CDS encoding SDR family NAD(P)-dependent oxidoreductase: MHSEKESIVAVVTGGSRGAGKGIALALAQAGATVYVTGRTERNGEAPLPGTIHETAREIDARGGKGIAVACDHRDDAQVRRLFEQVGDESGRLDILVNNATFLHDELIEPGGFWEKPLALVDILDVGLRSAYVASWHAAPLMVAGGRGLMAFTSSFGASCYMHGPAYGAQKAGVDKFAKDMAVDLRPYGVAAVSVWMGPLRTERTMRVWEREPGKYAAFAPSAESPEFTGRVILALHGDDALMEKSGQVLISAEMAQAYGIRDIDGKAPVSYRSVLGGPVQAHPAKVE, translated from the coding sequence ATGCACAGTGAAAAGGAATCCATCGTTGCGGTGGTCACGGGCGGCTCGCGTGGCGCGGGCAAGGGCATCGCGCTGGCACTGGCGCAAGCCGGCGCGACGGTGTACGTCACCGGGCGCACCGAGCGCAACGGTGAAGCGCCGTTGCCTGGCACCATCCATGAGACCGCGCGCGAGATCGATGCGCGCGGCGGCAAGGGCATCGCGGTGGCCTGTGATCATCGCGACGATGCGCAGGTGCGCAGGCTGTTCGAGCAGGTGGGCGACGAATCGGGACGGCTGGACATCCTGGTAAACAACGCTACCTTCCTGCACGACGAACTGATCGAGCCGGGCGGCTTCTGGGAAAAGCCGCTGGCGCTGGTGGACATCCTCGACGTGGGTCTGCGCTCGGCCTATGTGGCGAGCTGGCATGCGGCGCCCTTGATGGTGGCTGGCGGGCGCGGCTTGATGGCGTTCACGTCGTCCTTCGGCGCGAGCTGCTATATGCATGGCCCGGCCTACGGCGCGCAGAAGGCCGGTGTGGACAAGTTCGCCAAGGACATGGCGGTCGACCTGCGCCCGTACGGCGTGGCCGCGGTATCGGTCTGGATGGGCCCGCTGCGCACCGAGCGCACCATGCGGGTCTGGGAGCGCGAGCCCGGCAAATACGCTGCCTTTGCGCCGAGCGCGGAAAGCCCCGAGTTCACCGGCAGGGTCATACTCGCCTTGCATGGCGATGACGCCCTCATGGAGAAATCCGGCCAGGTGCTGATCAGCGCCGAGATGGCGCAGGCGTACGGCATTCGTGATATCGACGGCAAGGCGCCCGTTTCCTACCGCTCGGTGCTGGGCGGGCCGGTGCAGGCACATCCGGCCAAGGTCGAGTAG
- the dmpG gene encoding 4-hydroxy-2-oxovalerate aldolase — MNQRITVHDMTLRDGMHPKRHQISLDQMKTIARGLDDAGVPLIEVTHGDGLGGASVNYGFPAHSDEEYLQAVLGELKQAKVSALLLPGIGTIEHLRMAHELGVHTIRVATHCTEADVSEQHIGMARKLGMDTVGFLMMAHMAPVATLVEQALLMESYGANCLYITDSAGHMLPHDVTAKLTAVRQALKPDTELGFHGHHNLAMGIANSLAAVACGATRIDAAAAGLGAGAGNTPMEVFVAVCERMGIETGVDVFRIADVAEDLVVPIMDQPIRIDRDALTLGYAGVYSSFLLFAKRAQAKYGIPAREILVELGRQRLVGGQEDMIEDTAMTLARERGLLA, encoded by the coding sequence ATGAACCAACGCATTACCGTGCATGACATGACCCTGCGCGACGGCATGCACCCCAAGCGCCACCAGATCTCGCTCGACCAGATGAAGACGATCGCTCGCGGGCTGGACGACGCCGGCGTGCCGCTCATCGAAGTGACCCACGGCGACGGCCTGGGCGGCGCCTCGGTCAACTACGGCTTTCCCGCGCATAGCGACGAGGAGTACCTGCAAGCCGTGCTGGGCGAACTGAAGCAAGCCAAGGTCTCCGCCCTGCTGCTGCCAGGCATCGGCACCATCGAGCACCTGCGCATGGCCCATGAACTGGGCGTGCACACGATCCGCGTAGCCACCCACTGCACCGAAGCCGATGTCTCCGAGCAGCATATCGGCATGGCGCGCAAGCTCGGCATGGACACCGTGGGTTTCCTCATGATGGCGCACATGGCGCCGGTGGCAACGCTGGTGGAACAGGCACTGCTGATGGAGTCCTATGGCGCCAACTGCCTCTACATCACCGATTCGGCGGGGCATATGCTGCCGCACGACGTCACCGCCAAGCTGACAGCCGTGCGCCAGGCGCTCAAGCCGGACACCGAACTGGGCTTCCACGGCCACCACAACCTCGCCATGGGGATCGCCAACTCGCTGGCAGCCGTGGCCTGTGGCGCCACCCGCATCGACGCGGCAGCCGCCGGGCTGGGCGCGGGCGCCGGCAATACGCCGATGGAAGTCTTCGTGGCGGTCTGCGAGCGCATGGGCATCGAGACCGGCGTGGACGTGTTCCGCATCGCCGACGTGGCCGAAGACCTGGTGGTGCCCATCATGGACCAGCCGATCCGCATCGACCGCGATGCGCTCACGCTGGGCTACGCCGGCGTGTACTCATCCTTCCTGCTGTTCGCCAAGCGCGCCCAGGCCAAGTACGGCATTCCGGCGCGCGAGATCCTGGTCGAGCTGGGACGTCAGCGCCTGGTGGGCGGGCAGGAAGACATGATCGAGGACACCGCCATGACGCTGGCGCGGGAGCGTGGGTTGCTGGCTTGA
- a CDS encoding type II toxin-antitoxin system VapC family toxin yields MIVLDTHTLVWWVSRDPLLSRKAKASIEKELDGGQILVSSISAWEIAALVARERLVLSMDATSWFATVGQIEAVRVVPVDTEIAIKSVELPGVFHKDPADRMIVATARKFSVPLVTKDEKIRAYPHVKTIW; encoded by the coding sequence GTGATCGTCCTGGACACGCACACGCTAGTCTGGTGGGTGAGTCGCGATCCGCTGCTGAGCAGGAAGGCCAAGGCGAGCATCGAGAAGGAACTGGACGGCGGCCAGATACTCGTCTCATCGATTTCCGCATGGGAAATCGCAGCACTGGTGGCACGCGAGCGCCTTGTTCTATCAATGGATGCGACCAGCTGGTTCGCCACCGTGGGGCAAATTGAAGCCGTACGCGTAGTACCTGTGGATACCGAGATCGCCATCAAATCGGTAGAACTTCCGGGCGTATTCCACAAGGATCCCGCCGACCGCATGATCGTGGCCACCGCGCGCAAGTTCTCCGTGCCGCTGGTGACGAAGGACGAGAAGATCCGCGCCTACCCGCACGTCAAGACAATCTGGTAA
- a CDS encoding nuclear transport factor 2 family protein translates to MTIDMTMAANKSADMKATLLDYVAAFNAADAERVAALFADDATVEDPVGGPVIAGRESILAFYRHATSLGARLEVVAAPRGSHGNAAALCFAVYARMQGQPVRIDVTDVMTFGADGRITGMRAFWGPDDVHPQ, encoded by the coding sequence ATGACCATCGACATGACCATGGCCGCGAACAAGAGCGCCGACATGAAGGCCACCTTGCTCGATTACGTGGCCGCTTTCAATGCCGCGGACGCCGAGCGCGTGGCGGCGCTGTTTGCCGATGACGCGACCGTCGAGGACCCCGTTGGCGGCCCGGTGATAGCCGGGCGGGAGAGCATCCTCGCCTTCTATCGTCACGCGACGTCGCTCGGCGCGCGCCTGGAAGTGGTGGCGGCGCCCCGGGGTTCGCACGGCAACGCCGCAGCCTTGTGTTTCGCCGTGTATGCGCGGATGCAGGGCCAGCCGGTTCGCATCGACGTGACCGATGTGATGACCTTCGGTGCCGACGGGCGCATTACCGGCATGCGCGCCTTCTGGGGGCCGGATGACGTGCATCCGCAGTAA
- a CDS encoding acetaldehyde dehydrogenase (acetylating) encodes MAKIKCALIGPGNIGTDLLYKLRRSTVLEPVWMVGVDPNSDGLARARELGLKTTDQGLDGLLPHLAADDIRIAFDATSAYVHRQHSDQLTARGVRVIDLTPAAIGPFCVPPVNLDEHLGSNAMNVNMVTCGGQATIPMVYAVSRVQAVAYGEIVATVSSRSVGPGTRRNIDEFTRTTAGAIEQVGGARQGKAIIVINPAEPPLIMRDTIHCLTEDEPDVEAITASVHDMIAEVRQYVPGYTLKNGPVFDGKRVSIFMEVEGLGDYLPKYAGNLDIMTAAAARTAERIGAAMLRGALPAVATTA; translated from the coding sequence ATGGCAAAAATCAAGTGCGCCCTGATCGGCCCCGGCAATATTGGCACTGATCTGCTTTACAAGCTGCGCCGCAGCACCGTCCTGGAACCCGTCTGGATGGTTGGCGTCGACCCGAATTCGGATGGCCTGGCCCGGGCCCGCGAACTGGGCCTGAAGACGACCGACCAGGGCCTCGATGGACTGCTGCCGCACCTGGCCGCCGACGACATCCGCATCGCTTTCGATGCGACGTCGGCCTACGTGCACCGCCAGCACTCCGACCAGCTCACCGCGCGCGGCGTGCGCGTGATCGACCTGACCCCGGCGGCCATCGGCCCCTTCTGCGTGCCCCCGGTCAACCTGGACGAACACCTCGGCAGCAATGCGATGAACGTCAATATGGTCACCTGCGGCGGCCAGGCCACCATTCCCATGGTGTACGCGGTGTCGCGCGTGCAGGCGGTGGCCTATGGCGAGATCGTCGCCACCGTTTCCTCGCGCTCGGTCGGGCCCGGCACGCGCCGGAACATCGACGAGTTCACCCGCACCACCGCAGGCGCCATCGAACAGGTGGGCGGCGCGCGGCAGGGCAAGGCCATCATCGTCATCAACCCGGCCGAGCCTCCGCTCATCATGCGCGACACCATCCACTGCCTGACCGAGGACGAGCCGGACGTGGAAGCCATCACGGCGTCGGTCCACGACATGATTGCCGAGGTGCGGCAATACGTGCCCGGCTACACGCTCAAGAACGGCCCTGTCTTCGACGGCAAGCGCGTCTCCATCTTCATGGAAGTCGAGGGCCTGGGCGACTACCTGCCCAAGTACGCCGGCAATCTCGACATCATGACCGCCGCCGCCGCGCGCACCGCCGAGCGTATCGGCGCCGCCATGCTGCGCGGCGCGCTGCCCGCCGTGGCCACTACCGCATAA